A DNA window from Brassica napus cultivar Da-Ae chromosome C1, Da-Ae, whole genome shotgun sequence contains the following coding sequences:
- the LOC125579938 gene encoding uncharacterized protein LOC125579938 produces the protein MMMQHVLQGQQMQGKALNQVTTDINTRMNHMFNDLSTKYDNVASHMLHMDIQIAQTAGSVTRQQGTLPGKTDKNPKECNAVGLRSGKQLSDLAPRKFTAAEKGKHKESEQPPSDAPTAENEEEQPVETNPSETKRPAEAVRPSPEPVPGREYVPKVPYLVPAKATRKDREEMKCRKMLEDLTVRLPLMDAIQMMPSMRSFMKGLISGKISEDSEFMIVSKECSAVLLNKPIKKQGDPGKFVLSIQIRKSVFSCSLVDLGSSVNLMPYSVARSLGFTHFKPTRMSLVFADRSVNFPVGILEDLQVRVGNTTIPADFIVLELEEESKDPLIIGRPFLCPVGAIIDVRKGNMDLLLGDIVMQFEMNALIKKPMLDGQTFEVDEGIDPLEHHEGMIEMILTDDPLELALIRAEAEQNVENIDADGYTKMLDSARSMERMVACLSLEEANDKNQNNPTGTTSPVNSTDSSRQTDDPWSELKAPKVELKSLPKGLRYAFLGPNSTYPVIVNSELNNMETALLLCELRKYRKGLGYSLADIPGISPDLCMHRIHLEDESMTYVEHQRRLNLNLKDVVNKEIMKLLEAGVIYDISDSKWVSPVHVVPKKGVITVITNEKNELIPTRTVTGHRMCIDFRKLNAATRKDHFPLPFIDQMLERLANHPYYCFLDGYSGFFPSRRS, from the coding sequence ATGATGATGCAGCATGTACTACAAGGTCAACAGATGCAAGGCAAGGCGTTGAATCAGGTCACCACTGACATCAACACTAGAATGAACCACATGTTCAATGACCTGAGCACAAAGTACGACAACGTTGCCAGCCACATGTTACATATGGATATTCAGATAGCTCAAACCGCTGGAAGTGTAACGAGGCAGCAAGGTACACTTCCTGGAAAAACAGACAAAAATCCAAAAGAGTGCAATGCAGTTGGGCTGAGAAGTGGAAAGCAACTGTCCGATCTAGCACCGAGGAAATTCACAGCGGCCGAGAAAGGGAAGCATAAGGAGTCAGAACAGCCACCCTCGGATGCTCCAACAGCTGAAAACGAGGAGGAACAACCGGTTGAGACTAATCCATCTGAAACCAAGCGGCCAGCTGAAGCTGTTCGCCCATCCCCAGAACCTGTTCCTGGTCGCGAATACGTTCCCAAGGTTCCATATCTTGTTCCAGCGAAAGCTACTCGTAAGGATCGAGAGGAGATGAAATGCAGAAAAATGCTGGAAGACTTGACCGTCAGACTTCCTTTAATGGATGCGATCCAAATGATGCCTTCCATGCGAAGCTTTATGAAGGGTTTAATCTCCGGGAAGATATCCGAAGATAGTGAATTCATGATTGTCTCAAAGGAGTGCAGTGCCGTACTTCTGAACAAGCCGATAAAGAAGCAGGGAGATCCTGGCAAGTTTGTTCTCTCCATCCAGATAAGGAAGTCAGTTTTCTCCTGCTCCCTAGTTGATCTGGGATCCAGCGTAAACCTCATGCCTTATTCAGTGGCAAGAAGTCTGGGATTCACGCATTTCAAACCAACCAGGATGTCCTTAGTGTTCGCAGACAGGTCAGTCAACTTTCCAGTCGGTATCCTCGAAGATCTCCAAGTAAGAGTTGGGAACACCACTATTCCTGCAGATTTTATCGTTCTGGAGCTTGAGGAGGAATCCAAGGATCCTCTCATCATAGGAAGACCATTCTTGTGCCCTGTTGGCGCTATAATTGATGTGCGGAAAGGAAACATGGATCTCCTCCTGGGAGACATCGTGATGCAGTTCGAAATGAATGCATTGATTAAGAAACCAATGCTGGATGGACAAACCTTTGAGGTGGATGAAGGGATTGATCCGCTAGAACACCATGAAGGAATGATTGAGATGATCCTTACAGATGATCCGCTCGAACTCGCACTGATAAGAGCAGAGGCTGAGCAGAACGTCGAGAACATTGATGCTGATGGGTATACCAAGATGCTCGACTCCGCAAGAAGTATGGAGCGGATGGTAGCATGTCTAAGTCTGGAGGAGGCAAACGATAAAAACCAGAACAATCCAACAGGAACAACCTCCCCAGTGAACTCGACTGATTCGTCAAGACAGACCGACGATCCTTGGAGCGAGCTGAAGGCTCCGAAGGTTGAGCTCAAATCCCTTCCCAAGGGACTCAGGTATGCATTCTTGGGCccgaattccacatatcctgtcattgtgaacTCTGAACTTAATAATATGGAAACTGCATTGCTTTTATGTGAGCTTAGAAAATATCGTAAGGGATTAGGATATTCACTAGCTGACATACCTGGTATTTCACCagatttatgcatgcataggatacaccTAGAAGATGAATCGATGACTTATGTGGAACATCAGAGGAGGTTAAACCTGAATCTAAAAGATGTTGTAAAcaaagagataatgaaacttctaGAAGCTGGTGTAATTTATGATATATCTGATAGTAAGTGGGTTAGCCCTGTTCATGTAGTACCTAAGAAGGGTGTGATTACTGTCATCACTAATGAAAAGAATGAACTGATTCCTACTAGAACAGTAACAGGACATCGCATGTGCATTGATTTCAGAAAATTGAATGCAGCTACTCGAAAGGATCACTTCCCACTTCCTTTTATTGACCAAATGCTTGAGAGATTAGCTAACCACCCATACTACtgctttttagatggttattcaggtttctttccatccagacgatcatga